A stretch of DNA from Vicinamibacteria bacterium:
GACGCTGCGCGTGATCGCACTTTCGTCCGAGCGATTCTTTTTCGAAGAGAACGGCAGGCTGCGAGGGATCGAGTACGAGATCCTCGACTATTTCGCAAAATCCCGCGATGCGACCCTGGCAGTCGAGTGGGTCGACAGCTTCTCCGATCTCCTACCTCGAATCGAGGCGGGCAAGGCGGACATTGCCGCCGGCACGATTACGATCACTGATGAGCGAGAGCGTCGCGTCGATTTCAGCGCAGGGTACTTTCCGGTCCAAGTCGTGCTGGTGGAGCGCTCCGGGGAGGCGAGCGGCTCTTTGAAGGAGTTGGCGGGCGCGAAAGTCGCCGCCTTCCAGGACACCACTGCTGTCGATGCGCTCAAACAAGAGCCTCGAATCGAGATCGTGGTGGCGTCTGACGGAATCGAGGGCATGCTCGAGGCGGTGCGAAAGGGCGAGATCCGGGCGGCGGCGGCAGACAGCAGCGCCGTGATTCCCTTGCTCGAAGATTATCCGACGCTCAAGATCAGCCAGACGTTCGGTGATGAACAGCATTTCGGCTTCGCGCTTCCCAAAGGCTCTCCTCTGAAGGAAGCCTTGAGCGAGCACATACTCCGACTCAAGGAGTCCGGCATCTATTTCAGGTTTCTTACGGATCACATGGGCCCTCGGGCCACCGAGATCGTGCGTGCGGCCCGGAGCCGGTAATCGGCGCACCGGTCATTGGACCTGGATCGACCACAGGAAGTGAGCCAGCTCGTCCATCTTTGCCCGGGCCGCCTCCTGCGTCTGTTCGGTCATCTCGAAGGCATCGCCCCAGGCCGGCATTTCCTCGCTTCCGTGGCCTCTCACCTTGCGCCCGTGCTCGATCGTCTCGATCACCATATCGAAAGGAAACGTACCGCCGTTTCTCTTGCTCAGCTCGGTCAGATTCGCCGGTTTGACATGAAGGTCGGCGGCTAGCGGACCGTCTCCCTTCGCCTCCCGGCCGTGGCAGCTGCCGCAGTAGACGCGGAACGCCTGGCTTCCCCTCAACGCTTTGGCCGAATCCGGCCGCTCTCCGGTCTGTGCCGTCAGGCTCACGGGAGCGATCACGAGAAAGATGGCCATCGTGAGTGCAACTCGTCGCATGAGAACCTCCCCACCCGTGTCGGGTGACAAAAAGACGTGCGTGGTGCGAGCCACGATATATCACCGATGCATCAGGAAGCGAGCCCGGAGGTGGCGTGCGATGTACCGGGGGGGTGGATGATAATGAGCTCTTGCGAGGTTAGGGCGAGCTCGAAACATGGCGACGACGAAGAGAGGTCTCGAGAGGGCTCTCTCGTCCTGGCAGCAGGCGATGATTGCGATGGGCGGCACGATCGGCGTGGGTTTGTTTCTGGCGAGCGGCACCACCATCGGGCTCGCCGGACCTGCCGTCGTCCTCAGCTATGCGCTCGCGGCTCCCTTGCCGATCTCGGTCGGTCTCGCCCTCGCGGAGATGGCGCCGGCTCACGCCGAGCCGGGAGCCTTCGGGGCCTATGCCGAAGCGTACATCGGCAAATGGGCGAGTTTCGCTACCCGGCTGTCCTATTGGTTCGCGGAGATTTTTGCCGTGGGAGCCATGGCTTCGGCCATCGGCGTCTACTTCGAGTTCTGGTTCGATGAGATTCCGAGCTACATTTTC
This window harbors:
- a CDS encoding c-type cytochrome encodes the protein MRRVALTMAIFLVIAPVSLTAQTGERPDSAKALRGSQAFRVYCGSCHGREAKGDGPLAADLHVKPANLTELSKRNGGTFPFDMVIETIEHGRKVRGHGSEEMPAWGDAFEMTEQTQEAARAKMDELAHFLWSIQVQ
- a CDS encoding transporter substrate-binding domain-containing protein, whose protein sequence is MTLRLSVLLFTLSLSSHAASETLRVIALSSERFFFEENGRLRGIEYEILDYFAKSRDATLAVEWVDSFSDLLPRIEAGKADIAAGTITITDERERRVDFSAGYFPVQVVLVERSGEASGSLKELAGAKVAAFQDTTAVDALKQEPRIEIVVASDGIEGMLEAVRKGEIRAAAADSSAVIPLLEDYPTLKISQTFGDEQHFGFALPKGSPLKEALSEHILRLKESGIYFRFLTDHMGPRATEIVRAARSR